A single window of Verrucomicrobiia bacterium DNA harbors:
- the bioD gene encoding dethiobiotin synthase, whose translation MTAKKIIFVTGTDTGVGKTLLSALLLHHLRQSPGRTLAMKPFCSGGLGDVRLLQALQPGELSDREMNPYYFSEPIAPFAAAGKSRKIRLPEVVSSINHIKKQCDRLIIEGSGGLLVPLGENFTVANLIAKLDCQVVVAARNKLGTINHTLLTINVLKQIGINAKNLTIVLMSTAKPDLSSQTNLAVIKKFLPEISVFNLEFFGANACSEKKIRANHLKVEPICKK comes from the coding sequence ATGACCGCCAAAAAAATCATTTTCGTCACCGGAACCGATACCGGCGTCGGCAAAACCCTTCTCAGCGCGCTCCTGCTTCACCATTTGCGCCAATCGCCCGGTCGCACACTTGCGATGAAACCCTTTTGTTCCGGCGGCCTCGGTGACGTGCGCCTCCTGCAAGCGCTTCAACCCGGCGAATTGTCAGACCGGGAGATGAATCCGTATTACTTTTCTGAGCCTATTGCGCCCTTCGCTGCGGCTGGAAAGTCCAGAAAAATTCGCCTTCCAGAGGTTGTCAGCAGCATCAATCACATTAAAAAACAATGTGATCGCCTCATCATCGAAGGCTCAGGCGGACTTCTCGTGCCGTTGGGAGAAAATTTCACCGTGGCAAACCTCATCGCAAAATTAGACTGCCAAGTGGTCGTTGCGGCGCGAAATAAACTCGGGACAATCAATCACACACTATTGACCATCAATGTGTTAAAGCAGATTGGTATTAATGCAAAAAACCTCACCATCGTCCTGATGTCCACGGCAAAACCAGATCTTTCCTCCCAAACAAATCTCGCCGTCATCAAGAAATTTCTGCCCGAAATCAGCGTGTTTAACCTCGAGTTCTTTGGTGCAAACGCCTGTTCGGAGAAAAAAATTCGGGCAAATCACCTCAAGGTGGAACCGATTTGCAAAAAATAA